Proteins from a single region of Pseudopedobacter saltans DSM 12145:
- a CDS encoding Ig domain-containing protein, producing the protein MRPKLYLIILLFAFFTSCKKNDTQPNIETIQLGIIVGNDTTISPSVLKEPFNLISSNESIATAEKLDGEIKITAHKVGYTEITITDQNKKKQGIIQINVSRGFNLLEIKSYEYVIEVADFDLKKEIETALYSSNPLPLHALYGIGYIPDPSILHIFPTGITGEEIIGEISLNTDNKVINLSYGNKQYEYIFVIENNRNKMNVKGKSILESPVVPVYLSFKEDLTEKFKTKYPNAGVQSVLRIQKLEGFKE; encoded by the coding sequence ATGAGACCAAAGCTGTATTTAATTATTCTCTTGTTTGCATTTTTTACTTCCTGTAAGAAAAATGATACTCAACCCAACATTGAAACTATTCAATTAGGAATTATTGTAGGCAACGACACTACAATTTCACCATCTGTCCTTAAAGAACCTTTTAATCTGATATCTTCCAATGAAAGTATTGCTACTGCTGAAAAATTAGACGGGGAAATTAAGATTACTGCCCATAAGGTTGGATATACTGAAATAACAATTACAGATCAAAACAAAAAAAAACAAGGTATAATACAAATAAATGTTAGCAGAGGCTTTAATCTGCTCGAAATCAAGTCCTATGAATACGTTATAGAAGTTGCAGACTTCGACCTAAAAAAAGAAATTGAAACTGCATTGTATTCCAGTAACCCACTTCCGCTTCATGCACTATATGGAATAGGTTATATCCCCGATCCTTCTATTTTACATATATTTCCTACTGGAATAACAGGAGAGGAAATAATAGGAGAAATCTCGCTAAACACAGATAATAAGGTTATAAACCTTTCATATGGCAATAAACAATATGAATATATTTTCGTGATTGAAAATAACAGGAATAAGATGAATGTAAAGGGTAAGTCAATTCTAGAGTCGCCTGTTGTACCTGTTTATCTTAGTTTTAAAGAAGATTTGACAGAGAAATTTAAAACCAAGTATCCGAATGCCGGCGTTCAGAGTGTGCTGAGAATACAGAAACTGGAAGGTTTTAAGGAATAA
- a CDS encoding sialate O-acetylesterase, with product MKKLNNILYISLSTVFLSFSPIEKAYSQTKISSLLGSHMVLQQNTEVSIWGNDKPNTKITITSSWGQKSITTTNANGEWRTSIKTTKAGGPYTLNILGSEKISLEDILLGEVWLCSGQSNMEMPLKGFAGQPIQNAQELITNSTNTNLRLFHVKRNTSKTPLFDLVGTWKEATPLNVMDFSAVAYLYGKILQEKLNVPIGIICSSVGGTRVEAWTNNKTLKESDFDFSSIKNTDEITVNSPSVLFNAMINPLTPFNIKGVIWYQGESNRNNATQYQKLFMAMINSWRKEWGNENMPFYFTQIAPFEYNPSVNAAFLREAQLRTLQNTKNTGMAVTLDIGEKTCIHPAKKIEVAQRLSYWALAKTYGINGIPYSGPIYKSMKVTDGKIELDFEYAPNGISNFGKELKYFTIAGEDQIFYPAKAELERGKLKVSSQQVAKPVAVRYAWENFVEGNIFNVFGLPASSFRTDNWDN from the coding sequence ATGAAAAAGCTTAATAATATTCTATACATTTCACTATCTACTGTTTTCCTCTCATTTTCCCCGATTGAGAAAGCTTACTCGCAAACCAAAATATCTTCCTTGCTAGGTAGCCACATGGTTCTTCAGCAAAATACCGAAGTATCTATTTGGGGCAACGACAAACCGAACACAAAAATCACCATTACGAGTAGTTGGGGACAAAAATCAATAACTACTACGAACGCAAACGGTGAATGGAGAACATCTATAAAAACAACAAAAGCTGGTGGCCCTTATACTCTTAATATTCTGGGAAGTGAAAAAATAAGCTTAGAAGACATCTTACTAGGCGAAGTTTGGTTATGTTCCGGACAATCCAATATGGAAATGCCCTTAAAAGGATTTGCCGGACAGCCGATACAAAACGCTCAGGAATTAATTACAAATAGTACAAACACCAACTTAAGATTATTTCACGTAAAACGCAATACAAGTAAAACTCCTCTTTTTGACCTAGTAGGGACGTGGAAAGAAGCGACTCCATTAAACGTCATGGATTTTAGCGCTGTTGCTTACCTGTACGGAAAAATACTTCAAGAAAAATTAAACGTTCCTATAGGGATTATTTGTAGCAGTGTTGGAGGAACACGAGTAGAAGCCTGGACAAACAATAAAACTCTTAAAGAAAGTGACTTTGATTTCTCTTCTATTAAAAATACTGACGAAATTACGGTCAATTCGCCATCTGTATTATTTAATGCCATGATTAACCCTTTAACACCTTTTAACATTAAGGGGGTGATTTGGTATCAGGGAGAATCGAATAGAAATAACGCTACCCAATACCAAAAGCTTTTTATGGCAATGATAAATAGCTGGAGAAAAGAATGGGGCAACGAAAACATGCCATTTTACTTTACTCAGATAGCCCCCTTCGAATATAATCCTTCGGTTAATGCTGCCTTTCTTAGAGAAGCCCAGTTACGTACTTTACAAAATACTAAAAACACTGGAATGGCTGTCACGCTGGATATCGGTGAAAAAACATGTATCCACCCGGCAAAAAAAATAGAAGTTGCGCAACGTCTGTCCTATTGGGCTTTGGCAAAAACTTATGGAATAAATGGCATTCCCTATAGTGGCCCAATATACAAATCCATGAAAGTTACTGATGGTAAAATAGAACTGGATTTTGAATACGCTCCAAACGGAATTAGTAATTTTGGAAAAGAGCTCAAATACTTTACAATTGCGGGTGAAGACCAAATCTTCTACCCTGCCAAGGCAGAGTTAGAAAGGGGCAAATTAAAAGTTTCGAGCCAACAGGTGGCAAAGCCAGTCGCTGTGCGTTATGCGTGGGAAAACTTTGTAGAAGGGAATATATTTAACGTTTTTGGATTACCCGCTTCGTCCTTTAGAACCGACAATTGGGATAACTAA
- a CDS encoding hybrid sensor histidine kinase/response regulator transcription factor, with the protein MTVVKAYFIMRVFPFISILLIACATQLSFSQTLSIPKDLKFQHFTSVNGLSQRSVIAIIQDKKGYLWLGTRDGLNRFDGHRFVVYKHDINNPKSLSNNNIHAIHQDQSGNLWIGTQNGLNRYNPSEDNFIRYKSDSNQKTITGNIISAIADVEKNIIWVATENGISAINTENNSITRIQKRKNNVNSPSENNTRYILSTKGHHVWICNTLYIDRYNIQTKQFTRFNYPKKVTSGIHVNGLPTLYLDHHNTLWLGNERGLAIFDQNLQEFVDFEFDNRTAITTAVRSITEDLNGNLWIGSYAGLYILSADHSSLKHVTHDDNNPTSLSQNSIYNITRDSRGDMWIGTWADGLNYYNRDNDAFKHILFGTTKNKLNYRVVSGIAEDPSGNLWIGTEGGGLNLYNRKTKTFSYYKNIPNDPNSLSANNVKAVIIDKNKNIWVGIHDGGLNFLNTSQKPYKFQNIDFNKGQNPSLKSYKVLTLCEDQNNNIWIGTLNAGLIIYDTQKKELYRIDKDIRTVMSIVQTENPDVLLVGGSKGVETININTKKRTKITLGSIKKDDPDVYVNCLFIDNKNNYWIGTEGYGIYIYTPKINKIKIYGIKDGLPNDIIYGMLSDNNGNVWASTNNGISRINLQSNTIKNYNQADGLQGNEFNYGSFYKTKNKELFFGGTNGLTYFDANDIRINTFVPTVDINNIEVNNAPYSKITYLTPEIILKYDQNNFSIDFTSLSYLQPEKNEFEYILEGNDKKWNYVGSQRKAVYTNIKAGNYTFRVKGSNNDRLWSSKEATLHIKVLPAPWQTWWAYLSYLGVLVGIVFYIRRLILLRIKERKEKEKSEQISQLKLRLFTDISHDFRTPLTLIIAPLQKMVDEKQGDDVIQQQHNIMLKNAKMLLQLINQVLDFRKSESEDFLLQATESDIISFIKDVKSSFNSLAAKKNIDYQLLVNRNEIMVWFDHIKLKKVLYNLLSNAFKFSSDNSEIILELSLISRKVNIRTVDFIKISITNFGDVIPQNELELIFNQFYQLDNEKKDLGYGIGLSLCKRLVELHHGEISVESSETSGTSFNIFLKLGKDHLEQNERMSRVISSLQDEQLFVIEENTTAKTSSLTEELYTDQIENQTLLIVEDNIDLQQFIEKIFNRRYKVFTASNGKTALEITKENPIDLIISDIQMPSMDGFELCKNIKNNLLTSHIPVILLTAKTSTIHQEEGYYTGADAYITKPFNANILELRVSNLLETRAALIRKFKKDAILEPKNLTVTSPDEIFLEKAITVVEKNISNESFNASIFVVEMGMSRTVIFTKIKALTGQNLSTFIRTIRLKKAGILLEETEMNISQIAYEVGFNDLKYFRECFKEFFKVTPSEYKKNSSV; encoded by the coding sequence ATGACAGTAGTTAAGGCCTATTTCATAATGAGAGTTTTTCCGTTTATCAGCATACTATTAATCGCCTGTGCAACGCAATTATCTTTTAGTCAAACGTTATCTATACCTAAAGATCTTAAATTTCAACATTTCACTTCAGTAAATGGACTATCCCAAAGATCTGTTATAGCGATAATACAAGATAAAAAAGGTTATTTATGGCTTGGTACACGTGATGGACTGAATAGATTTGATGGTCATAGATTCGTAGTCTACAAACACGACATAAACAATCCAAAAAGCCTTAGCAATAACAACATACATGCTATTCATCAAGATCAATCTGGCAACTTATGGATAGGCACACAAAATGGACTAAATAGATACAATCCTTCGGAGGACAACTTCATCCGATATAAATCAGATAGTAACCAAAAAACAATTACAGGTAACATTATTTCGGCCATTGCAGACGTAGAAAAAAACATCATATGGGTAGCGACAGAAAATGGCATTAGCGCAATAAATACTGAAAATAATTCGATTACAAGGATTCAAAAAAGAAAAAACAACGTTAATTCCCCCAGCGAAAATAACACAAGATATATTCTTAGTACCAAAGGTCACCATGTATGGATATGCAACACATTATATATTGATCGTTACAATATTCAAACAAAACAATTTACGCGATTCAACTATCCAAAAAAAGTTACATCTGGTATACATGTTAATGGCTTACCTACCTTGTATCTTGATCACCACAATACTTTATGGCTAGGAAACGAAAGAGGCCTTGCCATATTTGATCAAAATCTACAAGAATTTGTAGATTTCGAATTCGATAACAGAACAGCAATCACTACAGCAGTCAGAAGCATTACAGAAGATCTAAATGGCAACCTATGGATTGGTAGCTATGCTGGTTTATATATTTTATCTGCAGATCATTCATCTCTAAAACATGTTACACATGACGACAACAATCCCACTAGTTTAAGTCAAAACTCTATATACAACATTACGAGAGATTCTAGAGGTGATATGTGGATCGGGACCTGGGCAGATGGACTTAATTATTATAATAGAGACAACGATGCTTTTAAACATATTCTGTTCGGCACAACAAAAAATAAACTGAATTATAGAGTTGTTAGCGGTATAGCCGAAGACCCAAGTGGGAACTTATGGATTGGCACCGAAGGTGGTGGCTTAAATTTATACAACAGAAAAACCAAAACATTTTCATATTATAAGAACATCCCCAACGACCCCAATAGTTTAAGCGCCAATAATGTCAAAGCAGTTATTATAGATAAGAATAAAAACATATGGGTAGGTATACATGATGGAGGATTGAATTTTTTAAACACCTCTCAAAAACCATATAAGTTCCAGAATATAGATTTTAACAAAGGACAAAATCCATCACTAAAAAGCTACAAAGTACTAACACTATGCGAAGACCAAAACAATAATATTTGGATTGGGACACTTAACGCCGGGTTGATCATATATGATACCCAAAAGAAGGAACTGTATAGAATTGACAAAGACATTCGAACAGTTATGAGTATTGTCCAAACAGAAAATCCTGATGTCTTATTGGTTGGCGGAAGCAAGGGAGTCGAAACGATCAACATCAATACAAAAAAGAGAACTAAAATCACATTGGGTTCTATAAAAAAAGATGATCCTGACGTTTATGTAAACTGCCTTTTTATTGATAATAAAAACAATTACTGGATAGGTACAGAAGGATATGGAATTTACATCTATACGCCCAAAATCAACAAAATAAAGATCTATGGTATTAAAGATGGTTTACCAAATGACATTATATATGGAATGTTATCTGATAATAATGGAAACGTTTGGGCTAGCACCAATAACGGTATCAGTAGAATAAATCTGCAAAGCAACACTATCAAAAATTATAACCAAGCCGATGGGCTGCAAGGAAATGAATTTAATTATGGGTCTTTCTATAAGACTAAAAATAAAGAGTTATTTTTTGGTGGGACTAATGGACTAACATATTTCGATGCCAATGATATTAGGATAAATACGTTTGTCCCAACTGTAGATATTAATAATATTGAAGTCAACAATGCTCCGTATTCTAAAATTACTTATCTGACACCGGAAATTATATTAAAATACGACCAAAACAATTTCAGTATTGATTTTACTTCTTTGAGCTATTTACAGCCGGAGAAAAATGAATTTGAATATATTCTGGAAGGTAACGACAAAAAATGGAACTATGTAGGCTCGCAACGAAAAGCAGTGTATACCAATATTAAAGCCGGCAATTACACCTTCAGAGTAAAAGGATCTAATAATGACAGGCTTTGGAGCAGTAAAGAAGCTACTTTACATATTAAGGTATTACCTGCCCCCTGGCAAACGTGGTGGGCTTATTTGAGCTATTTAGGAGTACTTGTCGGAATAGTATTTTATATTAGAAGACTTATTCTTCTAAGGATAAAAGAACGTAAGGAAAAAGAAAAATCAGAACAAATCAGTCAACTTAAACTTCGTCTGTTTACTGATATATCACATGATTTCAGAACTCCTTTAACTTTAATAATAGCTCCACTGCAGAAGATGGTCGATGAAAAACAAGGAGACGATGTTATACAGCAGCAACATAATATAATGTTGAAAAATGCAAAAATGCTTCTCCAACTGATCAATCAGGTACTCGATTTCAGAAAAAGTGAGTCCGAAGATTTTTTGTTACAAGCTACCGAATCTGATATAATTTCCTTTATCAAAGATGTAAAAAGCTCGTTCAACAGTCTTGCAGCAAAAAAGAATATAGATTATCAGCTTCTTGTAAACAGAAACGAAATTATGGTCTGGTTCGATCATATCAAGCTAAAAAAAGTACTCTATAATCTACTGTCAAATGCCTTCAAATTTAGTTCAGATAATAGCGAAATTATTTTGGAACTATCTCTGATATCTAGAAAAGTCAACATTCGGACAGTAGACTTTATTAAGATAAGTATTACCAACTTCGGAGATGTGATTCCTCAAAATGAACTGGAACTCATTTTTAACCAATTCTATCAATTAGATAACGAGAAAAAAGATTTAGGATATGGGATTGGACTTTCTTTATGTAAAAGACTCGTAGAATTACACCATGGAGAAATTAGCGTCGAAAGTTCCGAAACCTCGGGCACTAGTTTTAATATATTCCTAAAATTGGGAAAAGATCATCTGGAGCAAAACGAGCGTATGTCCAGAGTTATTTCTTCTTTACAAGATGAACAACTCTTCGTTATAGAAGAAAACACTACTGCTAAAACGTCCTCCCTCACAGAAGAACTATATACTGACCAAATTGAAAATCAAACGCTGCTTATAGTTGAAGACAATATAGATTTACAACAATTTATTGAGAAAATATTTAACAGACGATACAAAGTCTTCACTGCCAGCAATGGCAAAACAGCTCTAGAAATAACTAAAGAAAATCCCATAGACTTAATTATCAGTGATATCCAAATGCCTTCTATGGATGGATTTGAGCTTTGTAAAAACATCAAAAACAACCTTTTAACAAGTCATATTCCCGTTATATTATTAACAGCAAAAACATCAACTATACATCAGGAAGAAGGTTATTATACAGGTGCAGATGCATATATCACCAAGCCATTTAATGCCAATATACTCGAGCTAAGGGTATCCAATCTACTAGAAACCAGAGCTGCATTAATTCGAAAGTTCAAAAAAGATGCTATTCTAGAACCAAAAAATCTTACTGTAACTTCTCCAGACGAGATCTTCCTGGAAAAAGCGATTACAGTTGTAGAAAAAAACATATCTAATGAATCTTTTAATGCCAGCATTTTTGTAGTTGAAATGGGTATGAGCAGAACTGTAATCTTTACAAAAATTAAGGCTCTTACGGGGCAAAATCTATCTACCTTCATTAGAACGATAAGGTTAAAGAAAGCAGGTATTTTATTAGAAGAGACAGAAATGAACATTTCACAAATAGCATATGAAGTAGGCTTTAACGATCTGAAATACTTCAGGGAATGCTTTAAAGAATTTTTTAAAGTAACCCCATCCGAATATAAAAAGAATAGTTCCGTTTAA
- a CDS encoding T9SS type A sorting domain-containing protein, with translation MKTIINYFKKKRLTLAGSLLICLTTFSHAQNAITLVALPGGTEGDDKYTDSSILQISSAGAVSYYNSNTSDDWGVSASTITPSGALGKTFSITFGGMSAVKTTEGNDFGKMITAGGIDRASTGPIGIRGGISNGIDPNEGLYFGLDLSNINTTAAIQITKISVADLNATNETGIIVSRLNPSKRIIFGNAESPGITHQLSSGSGTIDVSDFNLYVLGGQINNSLVSIFNNSSVASGFRITTVELKVLTNIFNPASITAIPHPRLLLKQGQEASINTLIAQSPEFNTIHTYIMSQANAFLSEAPLVYNPVNGRMLETARSAIKQIFFLSYAYRMTANSAYATKAEQVINTVCNFPDWVTYSLDVAEMCFAVSIGYDWLYNNLPAATKQKAREKILNYAFLTQKTKPFWDFTSNWNQVCIGGLAYGAMAILGDGTSQMDTEAKYILNNILVKNPNSMDTYASGNYQEGPMYWSYGTTYEVLLLSALEGIFGQNHEGFKRLTFTPGFLESAKYMQYITGTSSLYFNYSDCTEERTPLPASLWMAKKLNDLSIFTLEKELMQNGRYTSNYSEDVRFLPIALIYGKDLGIGSSTLPTEKIWKGYGTNPVALVRTSWQGNTGNYIGIKGGTPNYSHAHMDGGSFVYDAQGVRWTVDFGKEDYEAIKANITPAGADNDFSQTSNRWNIFRISNISHNTISIKKTSETSWQKHKVNGNATITEIYDTSSKRGAKVDLKSLIGLNNELDAINRSIYLVNDTLLEIKDYIDNGNEAINLYWNMATTALIESISPSKLKLTKGGKTAILEIISNNSAVTFTTATNRSTDPVSYFPAATYERKNEGSVMVGFTATIPANEIVTFTVKISNGPEVPPSSTEPINYILLELPNPNTGLEGNSLYYDSSEFHVDNSGDVSIGGIATDYAWNVYGNTNIPDILTKKFFLRWYGMATTNTTTGTNYGAMLTPGGIDRSANGELGIRGGESNGIDLNEGFRFGFDAATLPTTTSLQLVKVGVNFVSGSRSGTIVNRNNTSNKISFGGSSSSADFILSSGSGLVNVESLNISIPGGSTNYDMASVFNTGGSGSFRITKLVFKIISTATSPLMSNKQEANLEKQTKEIIVYPNPAMTDIFIENLNSKFNTVKFFNSLGICVLENKISSSSKIDLYTLKPGIYTIHIIGKDNTTITKKIIKQ, from the coding sequence ATGAAAACAATTATCAATTATTTCAAAAAAAAACGATTAACACTTGCAGGTAGTTTATTAATTTGCTTAACTACCTTTAGCCACGCTCAAAATGCCATTACCCTGGTCGCCTTACCTGGAGGAACAGAGGGTGACGATAAATACACCGATTCGTCCATCTTACAAATAAGCTCTGCCGGCGCTGTGTCTTATTATAACAGTAACACTTCTGATGACTGGGGTGTATCTGCATCCACCATCACTCCTTCCGGAGCATTGGGAAAAACCTTTTCAATAACTTTTGGAGGCATGTCGGCCGTAAAAACGACAGAAGGCAATGACTTTGGCAAAATGATTACTGCTGGCGGTATAGACCGAGCCTCTACCGGCCCAATAGGGATACGGGGAGGAATAAGTAATGGTATTGATCCCAACGAAGGTTTATATTTCGGATTAGATTTAAGCAATATCAACACTACTGCTGCAATTCAAATCACTAAAATATCAGTAGCTGATTTAAACGCAACAAACGAAACCGGCATCATCGTCAGTAGATTAAACCCTTCCAAAAGAATTATTTTTGGAAATGCCGAATCTCCTGGCATTACACACCAACTCAGCAGCGGTTCAGGAACAATTGATGTTTCGGATTTCAACCTATACGTACTTGGAGGACAAATTAATAATTCATTAGTTTCAATATTTAATAATTCATCGGTAGCTAGCGGATTTAGGATTACAACAGTAGAATTAAAGGTTCTTACTAACATATTCAATCCAGCTTCTATAACAGCTATACCGCATCCAAGACTTTTATTAAAACAAGGGCAAGAGGCTAGCATAAATACTTTAATAGCACAATCTCCGGAGTTTAATACAATACACACATATATTATGTCACAAGCAAATGCATTTCTATCAGAGGCTCCTTTGGTATACAATCCAGTCAACGGCAGAATGTTAGAAACAGCCAGATCTGCTATCAAACAAATCTTTTTCTTATCCTATGCCTATAGAATGACCGCAAATTCTGCCTATGCTACAAAAGCAGAACAAGTAATTAATACAGTTTGTAATTTCCCAGATTGGGTCACTTATTCATTAGACGTTGCAGAAATGTGTTTCGCTGTTTCAATTGGATACGACTGGTTATACAACAATTTACCCGCAGCTACCAAACAAAAAGCTCGAGAGAAGATCCTTAATTATGCCTTCTTGACACAAAAAACAAAACCCTTCTGGGATTTTACATCTAATTGGAATCAGGTATGTATTGGAGGACTTGCATATGGCGCTATGGCAATACTAGGAGATGGCACTTCACAAATGGATACTGAAGCAAAATATATATTGAACAATATTTTGGTTAAAAACCCAAACTCTATGGATACCTATGCCAGTGGGAACTACCAGGAAGGGCCGATGTACTGGTCATATGGAACCACCTACGAGGTTCTTCTGCTATCCGCTCTTGAAGGAATATTCGGTCAAAATCACGAGGGCTTCAAACGATTGACTTTTACACCTGGATTCCTGGAGTCTGCAAAATATATGCAGTATATTACCGGAACATCTTCTCTTTATTTTAACTATAGCGACTGTACAGAAGAGAGAACCCCTCTCCCTGCTTCATTATGGATGGCCAAGAAGTTAAATGACCTCTCTATTTTCACATTAGAAAAAGAGCTCATGCAGAATGGGAGATATACCAGCAACTATTCCGAAGATGTGAGGTTTCTACCGATTGCCTTAATCTATGGTAAAGATCTCGGTATTGGGTCCAGCACTCTACCTACAGAAAAGATATGGAAGGGCTATGGGACAAATCCAGTCGCTCTGGTAAGAACTAGTTGGCAGGGTAACACGGGAAACTATATAGGAATTAAAGGTGGAACACCAAATTACTCCCATGCTCATATGGATGGAGGCTCATTTGTTTATGATGCTCAAGGTGTAAGATGGACGGTAGATTTTGGAAAGGAAGACTACGAAGCTATCAAAGCCAATATTACTCCTGCAGGTGCCGACAATGACTTCTCCCAAACTTCAAACAGATGGAACATATTCAGAATCAGCAATATTAGCCACAATACAATATCAATAAAAAAAACAAGCGAAACTTCTTGGCAAAAACATAAGGTAAATGGAAATGCTACTATTACAGAAATATACGATACGTCTTCTAAAAGAGGGGCAAAGGTCGATCTCAAAAGCTTAATAGGCCTTAACAACGAACTTGACGCTATCAATAGAAGCATATACTTGGTTAACGATACTTTACTAGAGATTAAAGACTATATAGATAACGGAAATGAGGCTATAAACCTATATTGGAATATGGCTACAACAGCCTTGATCGAAAGCATAAGTCCTTCTAAGTTAAAACTAACAAAAGGCGGAAAAACAGCCATTTTAGAGATAATTTCAAATAACTCCGCTGTTACATTTACTACAGCTACAAACAGATCTACAGATCCTGTTAGTTATTTTCCTGCGGCAACTTACGAAAGAAAAAATGAAGGGAGCGTAATGGTAGGCTTCACAGCTACTATTCCCGCAAACGAAATTGTAACATTTACTGTAAAAATATCAAATGGACCAGAGGTACCTCCTAGTTCCACGGAACCAATAAATTATATATTGCTAGAACTACCTAATCCTAATACAGGTCTGGAAGGAAACTCTTTGTACTACGATTCTTCGGAATTTCATGTAGACAATTCTGGAGATGTTAGTATTGGTGGCATTGCAACAGATTATGCCTGGAATGTTTATGGAAACACCAATATCCCGGATATTTTAACCAAGAAGTTTTTCCTGCGGTGGTACGGAATGGCCACAACAAATACTACTACTGGTACCAACTATGGTGCAATGTTAACCCCTGGGGGAATAGATAGAAGTGCAAATGGAGAGTTAGGAATTAGAGGAGGAGAAAGCAACGGAATAGATTTAAATGAAGGCTTTAGATTTGGATTTGACGCTGCTACACTTCCCACCACAACCAGTCTTCAATTGGTAAAAGTAGGCGTAAACTTTGTTTCAGGCTCAAGATCGGGAACTATCGTTAATAGAAACAACACGTCCAATAAAATATCATTCGGTGGAAGCTCTTCTTCTGCAGACTTTATCCTTTCCTCTGGCTCTGGATTGGTGAATGTAGAATCTCTTAATATAAGTATACCTGGTGGATCTACCAATTACGATATGGCATCCGTTTTTAACACTGGAGGTTCTGGAAGTTTTAGAATAACCAAATTGGTATTTAAAATTATTTCAACTGCTACAAGTCCACTAATGAGCAACAAGCAGGAGGCTAATTTAGAAAAACAGACAAAAGAAATAATAGTCTATCCGAACCCGGCAATGACTGATATTTTTATCGAAAACTTAAATAGCAAATTCAACACTGTCAAGTTTTTTAATTCCTTAGGTATTTGTGTATTAGAGAACAAGATTTCGAGTTCTTCAAAAATAGACTTATATACGCTTAAACCAGGAATATATACTATACATATAATTGGCAAAGACAATACAACAATCACAAAAAAAATAATTAAACAATAA
- a CDS encoding glycoside hydrolase family 88 protein, producing the protein MNIIKSSILLVPLAFFSCKSQTDSSLRLEKSEQQLTELRSASMKNKKNPRSINPDGSVRWIEPSYDWTEGFFPGTCWMQYQLTNDEKWKEAAISIQELYKSHKDLTTDHDLGFIFYNSYGKAYQITGEEQYRQVIIDASNALITRFNKNVGCLQSWDVVGNWQAERGWKFPVIIDNLMNLEMLFEVSKITKDDKYKKIAIQHANTTMKNHFRPDGSSYHVVDYNPETGEIAHRITAQGYADESAWARGQSWALYGYTMCYRYTKDKKYLDFAEKIARFILNHPNYPKDGVPYWDYNAPKIPNEPRDASAAAIMASALIELSGYTNGRYINNAQHILNSLATDTYTAQKGQNGNFVLMHSVGSIPHGNEIDVPLNYADYYYIEALSRLQNQEL; encoded by the coding sequence ATGAATATTATCAAGTCGAGTATCTTATTAGTTCCATTAGCCTTTTTTAGCTGTAAATCACAAACAGACAGTTCGCTACGATTAGAAAAAAGTGAACAACAGCTCACTGAGCTTCGTAGTGCATCAATGAAAAATAAAAAAAACCCCAGAAGCATAAATCCTGATGGAAGTGTACGTTGGATAGAACCTTCATATGACTGGACAGAAGGCTTTTTCCCAGGTACTTGCTGGATGCAATATCAGCTCACAAACGATGAAAAATGGAAAGAAGCAGCCATCTCTATCCAGGAACTTTACAAGAGTCATAAAGATTTAACAACTGATCACGATCTTGGATTTATATTTTATAACTCTTATGGAAAAGCCTACCAGATAACCGGAGAGGAGCAATACAGACAAGTGATAATAGATGCATCAAATGCTTTGATTACTCGGTTCAATAAAAATGTAGGTTGTCTCCAAAGTTGGGATGTGGTAGGTAATTGGCAAGCTGAAAGAGGATGGAAATTTCCAGTTATCATCGACAATCTTATGAACTTAGAAATGCTATTCGAAGTTTCAAAAATAACTAAAGACGATAAATACAAAAAGATCGCTATACAACATGCAAATACAACTATGAAGAATCATTTTAGACCTGACGGGAGCTCTTATCATGTTGTAGACTATAATCCAGAAACAGGCGAAATCGCCCATCGTATAACAGCTCAAGGCTATGCAGACGAAAGCGCATGGGCAAGAGGTCAATCCTGGGCACTATATGGTTATACCATGTGCTATAGATATACCAAAGACAAAAAATATCTTGACTTTGCTGAGAAAATTGCCAGATTTATTCTAAATCATCCTAATTACCCTAAAGACGGAGTTCCTTATTGGGATTATAATGCACCTAAAATTCCTAACGAACCAAGAGACGCTTCCGCAGCAGCTATTATGGCTTCTGCGTTAATAGAATTAAGCGGATATACCAACGGTCGTTATATAAATAATGCACAACATATTTTAAATTCGCTGGCAACAGATACTTATACAGCTCAAAAAGGTCAAAACGGGAACTTTGTACTCATGCACAGTGTAGGCAGTATCCCGCATGGAAATGAAATAGACGTTCCTTTAAACTATGCAGATTATTATTATATAGAAGCACTTTCTCGTCTGCAGAATCAAGAACTATAA